TCAGGAAGACCGTGGTGTTCCACTCCTGGCGGATCCGGCCGAGGTGCTCCCAGATGGCGACCCGGGTCTGCGGGTCGAGGCCGGTGGTGGGCTCGTCCAGGAACAGCACCTGGGGGGTGTTGAGCAGGCCCCGGGCGATCTCCAGCCGACGGCGCATGCCGCCGGAGAAGTCGCGGACGGCGGTGTCCCTGCGGTCGGTGAGGTCGACCAGCTGGAGCAGTGCGGCGATCACGGGCCTGCTCCGGCGCGGCGGGGCACCGAAGAGTTCGGCGTGGAAGCGGAGGTTCTCCTCGGCCGAGAGGTCGAGGTCCAGCGTGGACTCCTGGAAGACCAGGCCGATCCGGTTGCGCACCTCCTCCGGCTGGGCGGCCACGTCGTAGCCGGCCACGGTGGCCCGGCCGGCGCTGGGCCGGAGCATGGTGCAGAGCATGCCGATGGTGGTGGACTTCCCGGCGCCGTTCGGGCCGAGGAAGCCGAAGACGGTGCCGGCTTCGACGGTGAGATCGAGGCCGGCGACGGCCGGGGTCCCGCCGTAGAGCTTCACCAGGTCCTCGCAGTGCACGGCCGGTGCGCTCATGCCTGCCTCCCTCGGGGGTACGGGGCCGCGGCCGGCTGCCGGCCGGAGCGGGGGTGGCGGACGGCGATCACGGTCTGGAACCGCGACATGTCGGCGGGCTCGCCGACCGGGCGGCCGTCCACCTCGACCCAGGCGTGTGCGCCGAACGGCTCGGTACGGAATCCGGTGCACCAGTCCGGCCAGGCGCCCTGGATCCGGCACATCACGGCGGCGGCGACCGATCGCTGGAGGCAGCCGAGGCCGGCACACCGGACGCTGACGGTCACCGCGGCCTGGCGGGCGAAGGCGGCCTGCCGCTCGGTGGCGGGGCGGCTGCCGCGGCTCAGCACGGCGAGCACCCGGCGCAGCCGGCCGGGCGGCAGCAGGACGAGCACCCGGGCGATGCCGACCGAGACCCGGGCCAGCGCGCCCATCCGCAGGCCGAGGACGACGCGGTGCTCGGAGACGACGGGGATGCTCACGAGACCACCACCAGTCCGGCCTGACCCAGGGCGTTCAGCAGGGCGGCGATGTCGGCGGCGGCCTGCTCGGGGCCGACCGTGGTGCCGCGGGTGAGCTCCTCGGCGGCGTCCCGTGCCGACGTGCCGGCCAGCAGGAGTCTCAGGGCGGTGGCACCGGAGCCGTTCAACTGCCAGTAGCGGCCGCCTCGTTCGTCGAGCAGGACCAGGCCGGACTCGGTCTCGGTGGCCAGGACGTGGCGGGGCAGGGCGACGGTCATCAGCGTTCCCCTCGGGAGTGGTGGGCGGCCGCGGCGGGCACGGGGGTGGTCCGCAGCCAGTTCTCGCAGGCCACGGTGGACTGGAAGGGCGTCAGGTGCCGGCTCTCCGGGGACGGGCTGAGCAGGGCCGTCCGGAGGGTGGCCGGCTCCACCAGGCCGAGCTCCGCCAGGCGCAGCCGCTCGCACATCGCCAGGAACGCGTCCCGGTTGCGGCGCAGCCCCTCGAACAGTTCGGCGCTGAACTCGCCCTTGTCGGAGCGGTCGAGGACGTCGTCCGGGACGCTGCCGCGCATCGCGTCGACCAGCAGCGGCTTGTACCGGCCGGGGCGGACGCGGTCCGCGACCCGGACGGAGAGGGACGCCTCCAGGACCCGGTCGTCCAGCATCGGCGCGTCCCACTCGACGCCGGAGGCGGCGCAGGCGTGCCGGGTCTGCCGGATCAGCGCGCCCTCGTACAGGCAGAACTCGATCACCTGGTGGCGGACCCGGTCCGGGTCGAGCGGGGCGACGGCGGTCGCGGCGGCGTCCAGGAGGGCGCCGCGGACCAGCCGGACCGCGTGGTCGGTGGCCCACGGGGGCATCCGGGCGCCGCCCGTCCAGCCGAGCTCCAGCGCCGGCTGGCGCGCCGGCGGGGAGGTCAACTCGCGCGCGGCGACGGTGAGGTGGCGGGCGAAGGACGTCCGGTCGGCGAGGCCGCGTACGGTGTCCGCCAGGCGCCAGCGGTTGAGCAGGCGGTAGCGCCGGACCACCGGGACGCCCTGCAGGGGCCGGCTGCGCATCAGCGACCAGAGGTAGGCCGGCATCGCGCCGAACAGCTCGTCACCGCCGACGCCCATCAGGTGCATCCGCGATCCCTCGGCGGCCACCACCGCGGTCAGGTCGACCAGATGGGCGGAGCCGGCGCCCCACAGCGGCGGGCCCTCGCCGGTGTCGGGCCGGCCCGAGCCGCCGGTACCGGGCCCGTCGCCGGCCGGGGCGGCGTCGAACCAGTTGGCGGGGCGCTCGGCGGGCAGGATCCGGTGGGTGGCCCCCGGCATCTCCTCGGCGGCACGCCGGGCCCAGCGGGAGTCCTCGTTGGCCGGATCCCACGGCGTGACGTGGTACGTGTTCAGCTCGGCACCGACCTGGTGGGCGAGGAAGCACAGCGCGGTGGAGTCGAGCCCGCCGGAGAGGTCGGCGCTGATGGTGCCGTGACCGGTCGAGCGGACCTCGACGGCCTCGGTGAGGGCCTCGCGCACCGCGAGCGCCGCCTCCTCGGCCGTCCGCTCGGCCGCCGGGGGGTGCCACCAGCGCACCTGGCGGGACCGGCCGTCGGTGCCCAGATCGAGCCAGTGGCCGGCGGAGAGCGGCTCGACACCGGTCCACGTGCAGCGCTGGGAGAGCGGCCAGGGCGCGAGCGGGGACAGCAGCCGCAGCGCCAGCGAGACCTCGTCGACCTCGGCACCCGCCAGCGCGGCGAGCGGAGCGGGACTGTCGGAGGCGACGGTCAGCCGGCCGACCGTGGTGTGGAACACCTGGCGGGCACCGGAGACGGACCCCTGGGCGCGGACCCGGCCGTCGAACGAGGCGATCAGGTGGACGCCACCGGGGATCCGGGCGGCCAGCCGGTCCAGGTCGTAAGGGGAACGGGCGCGGTCGAGGAGGCGTTCGGCCTGTCCGGCATCGAACCTGGTCCGCCCGAACACGGCGAGCCGGCGCGGGCCTGCGGTGATCAGGGTGAGGTCGGACGCGTCCCAGTGGCCGACCAGCCAGGGACGGCCCGAGTGGTGGTCCACCCTCGTCGCCCCGGCTCCGGCGCGGTGTCCGACGAGCAGCTCGCCGGCTCCCGGACAGTCCGGGAAGATCATGAATTGCACTGTCCCCGTCCCTCGTCGTCCCTCGTCGTCGTCCCGGCGTGCGGGAGGCCGACGGCAGCGGATGGTCCGCGACCGTCGGCCTCCTGCTTCGGCCGGATCGTGTGCTACTGACTACCGGCTGGTGCTACGACGGAGCGTCAGCCGACGCAGATCGGCGCGCTGCCGCAACCGAGGAAGTCACGGCAGCTGCCCCACGGGGTGCACAGGGTCAGCTCGGTGAAGTCACCGATCTCGACCAGGGCCGGGGTCTCGTACACAGCGGTGTTCTCCATGGTGTCCCTCCCAGGGATTGAGGTTGCCGGGTCGGCCGACCGGCCGGCCCCGCCTGTCCGTTCGGACACTGAAGAACGTATGCGGGAGGGCGTCCCCATGGCGTGGGGCATCCGTCCTGTTCTGGTCCCGTCGGGGATCCCGGCTCGCCCGGGCGCACCGTCGGATCGGGCGCACCGTCGGATCGGGCACGGCGAAGGAGGGGTGCGGTCCGGTCAGCTGTCCCGGCCGCGCAGGGTGAGGTAGCCGGCCAGCAGGGCGGCCGCCGCCCAGGCCGCGAGGACCAGCAGACCGGTCACCGGGCTGAGGCCGGGATCCGCCTTCATGACCTCGGCACCCGCGTGGTCGGGCAGGTAGCGGGCGGCGGTGCGCAGTGCCGGGACGGCGTTGGCCACCGGCGAGAGCACGAAGACGAAGGCGAACAGCAGCGACAGCGCGAGCGCCGTGCTGCGCAGCATCGTCGCGACGCCCACCGAGAACAGGCACATCAGCGTCAGGTAGAGGCAGGCCCCGAGGACGGCGCGCAGCGCTCCGGGATGGCCGAGCGCGACGCCGTGCGGGCCCAGGGCCGCCTGGGAGGCGAGGAAGGCGAGGAACGCGGTGGGGACGGCCACCAGCAGGGCCACCGTGGTGGCGGCGGTGATCTTGGCGAGGTAGAACAGGCCGCGCCCGGGCACCGCGGCGAGCGAGGTGCGGATCATGCCGCTGCCGTACTCGGTGCAGACCAGCAGGACCGCGAAGGCGATCAGGGCCAGCTGGCCGAACTGGACGCCCACGAAGCCGGCGTCCACCGGATTGAAGTCGGAGCGCAGGAGGTTGCTCTTCGCGTCGATCGCCGAGCGGGCCGAGGCGCCGTTCATCACGCCGATCCCGACGCTGACGACCAGCGCGATGACGAGCGGGACGAGCGTCGACCTGACCGTCCGGATCTTGGTCAGTTCGGCCCGGACCACGGCCGTGGGCGCGTTAGTGGACATGCTGGTCCCTCCCCGTGAAGGCCTCGGCCC
The window above is part of the Kitasatospora sp. HUAS MG31 genome. Proteins encoded here:
- a CDS encoding ATP-binding cassette domain-containing protein, encoding MSAPAVHCEDLVKLYGGTPAVAGLDLTVEAGTVFGFLGPNGAGKSTTIGMLCTMLRPSAGRATVAGYDVAAQPEEVRNRIGLVFQESTLDLDLSAEENLRFHAELFGAPPRRSRPVIAALLQLVDLTDRRDTAVRDFSGGMRRRLEIARGLLNTPQVLFLDEPTTGLDPQTRVAIWEHLGRIRQEWNTTVFLTTHHLEEAEYCDRIAIIDHGRIVAQGTPAELKAVVSDDTVLVRTGDDAATVTAVRERFGLTAEAGPDGVLVRVADGASFVPRFCTEIDVPVHSVSVTPPSLDDVFLHYTGRSIRDTDGGRATLGDLGRRDV
- a CDS encoding lasso peptide biosynthesis B2 protein, which produces MSIPVVSEHRVVLGLRMGALARVSVGIARVLVLLPPGRLRRVLAVLSRGSRPATERQAAFARQAAVTVSVRCAGLGCLQRSVAAAVMCRIQGAWPDWCTGFRTEPFGAHAWVEVDGRPVGEPADMSRFQTVIAVRHPRSGRQPAAAPYPRGRQA
- a CDS encoding lasso peptide biosynthesis PqqD family chaperone, translating into MTVALPRHVLATETESGLVLLDERGGRYWQLNGSGATALRLLLAGTSARDAAEELTRGTTVGPEQAAADIAALLNALGQAGLVVVS
- a CDS encoding asparagine synthase-related protein, coding for MIFPDCPGAGELLVGHRAGAGATRVDHHSGRPWLVGHWDASDLTLITAGPRRLAVFGRTRFDAGQAERLLDRARSPYDLDRLAARIPGGVHLIASFDGRVRAQGSVSGARQVFHTTVGRLTVASDSPAPLAALAGAEVDEVSLALRLLSPLAPWPLSQRCTWTGVEPLSAGHWLDLGTDGRSRQVRWWHPPAAERTAEEAALAVREALTEAVEVRSTGHGTISADLSGGLDSTALCFLAHQVGAELNTYHVTPWDPANEDSRWARRAAEEMPGATHRILPAERPANWFDAAPAGDGPGTGGSGRPDTGEGPPLWGAGSAHLVDLTAVVAAEGSRMHLMGVGGDELFGAMPAYLWSLMRSRPLQGVPVVRRYRLLNRWRLADTVRGLADRTSFARHLTVAARELTSPPARQPALELGWTGGARMPPWATDHAVRLVRGALLDAAATAVAPLDPDRVRHQVIEFCLYEGALIRQTRHACAASGVEWDAPMLDDRVLEASLSVRVADRVRPGRYKPLLVDAMRGSVPDDVLDRSDKGEFSAELFEGLRRNRDAFLAMCERLRLAELGLVEPATLRTALLSPSPESRHLTPFQSTVACENWLRTTPVPAAAAHHSRGER
- a CDS encoding lasso RiPP family leader peptide-containing protein, coding for MENTAVYETPALVEIGDFTELTLCTPWGSCRDFLGCGSAPICVG
- a CDS encoding ABC transporter permease, whose protein sequence is MSTNAPTAVVRAELTKIRTVRSTLVPLVIALVVSVGIGVMNGASARSAIDAKSNLLRSDFNPVDAGFVGVQFGQLALIAFAVLLVCTEYGSGMIRTSLAAVPGRGLFYLAKITAATTVALLVAVPTAFLAFLASQAALGPHGVALGHPGALRAVLGACLYLTLMCLFSVGVATMLRSTALALSLLFAFVFVLSPVANAVPALRTAARYLPDHAGAEVMKADPGLSPVTGLLVLAAWAAAALLAGYLTLRGRDS